One region of Oncorhynchus nerka isolate Pitt River linkage group LG22, Oner_Uvic_2.0, whole genome shotgun sequence genomic DNA includes:
- the LOC115105437 gene encoding G protein-activated inward rectifier potassium channel 4-like, with translation MVSTMMCSRVTLHEPHNGDYRSPMRIAPRRNSIPPTKALTAKHLLAYPRPPPESTRFTPYPKKVVAKTNMAVMMLHSRRASLFPSTNNNFPALPPQLVPSASPQSHPKSPVPHRVVAGLISREVDTGQYIIPTEEPEESVTAHHAHRRRHLKRFSSRWYSGAPSGGPFDSTHSPNQGTSGENKPYKPRCKLLGEGRPNYGTANKQRQRYVTKDGKCQVNLGPIEDKSRFLSDIFTTLVDLKYRWFLFVFTMCYIVTWVAFAEIYFLDAWLRDDVAHVHDPQWQPCFENVDSFISALLLSVESQRTIGYGSRLVTANCMEGVVLLMAQSIIGSIIDALMVGCMFVKISRPQKRAQTLIFSKHCVISERDEKLCLLFRIGDLRASHMVDAKIRAKLIKSRQTKEGEFIPLEQSEINLGYDTGGDRLLLVEPQTITHVINESSPFWEIGAERLTRERFEIIIILEGIVEASGMTCQARTSYTEEEILWGHRFESCMSLEKGSYRVDNGAFDKTFPVHTLTLSAKEKSDEKEDEVLF, from the exons ATGGTTTCCACCATGATGTGCAGCAGGGTGACATTACACGAGCCCCATAACGGAGACTACAGGAGTCCTATGAGAATTGCCCCTCGCAGGAACTCTATTCCCCCAACAAAGGCTCTCACAGCCAAACATCTCCTGGCATACCCTAGACCACCCCCAGAGTCAACGCGCTTTACACCATATCCAAAGAAG gttgtAGCAAAAACCAACATGGCCGTGATGATGCTCCACTCCAGAAGAGCCTCTCTCTTCCCAAGCACAAATAACAACTTCCCAGCTCTCCCACCCCAGCTAGTCCCCTCTGCATCCCCCCAGTCACATCCCAAGAGCCCAGTCCCCCATAGGGTTGTTGCAGGATTGATCAGCCGGGAGGTAGACACCGGCCAGTACATCATTCCCACTGAGGAGCCAGAGGAGTCTGTCACTGCTCATCATGCTCACCGCAGACGCCACCTCAAGCGCTTCAGCTCCAGGTGGTACTCAGGCGCTCCTTCTGGTGGCCCCTTTGATAGCACCCATAGTCCCAACCAAGGCACAAGTGGTGAGAACAAGCCCTACAAGCCGCGCTGCAAACTTCTAGGTGAAGGGAGGCCAAATTACGGTACCGCCAACAAGCAGCGTCAACGCTACGTCACCAAAGACGGGAAGTGCCAGGTGAACCTGGGCCCCATCGAGGACAAGAGCCGTTTCCTCTCGGACATCTTCACCACTCTGGTGGACCTGAAGTACCGCTGGTTCCTCTTTGTCTTTACCATGTGCTACATTGTTACGTGGGTGGCCTTCGCAGAGATCTACTTCCTAGACGCCTGGCTGAGGGATGACGTGGCCCACGTCCATGACCCGCAATGGCAGCCGTGCTTCGAGAACGTGGACAGTTTCATCTCCGCCCTGCTTCTGTCGGTGGAAAGCCAGAGGACCATTGGCTACGGCTCCAGATTGGTAACGGCCAACTGCATGGAGGGAGTGGTTCTCCTCATGGCCCAGTCTATCATTGGCTCAATCATTGACGCCCTCATGGTCGGCTGCATGTTCGTCAAAATCTCCAGGCCTCAGAAAAGGGCCCAGACTCTGATCTTCAGCAAACACTGTGTCATATCGGAGCGTGACGAGAAACTCTGCCTTCTCTTCCGCATTGGAGACCTGAGGGCGAGTCACATGGTGGACGCCAAGATTCGAGCCAAGCTTATTAAGTCCAGACAGACCAAGGAAGGGGAGTTCATACCACTGGAGCAGTCAGAGATCAACCTGGGCTACGATACCGGAGGAGACAGGCTTCTGTTGGTTGAGCCTCAGACCATCACCCATGTCATCAATGAAAGCAGTCCCTTCTGGGAAATAGGGGCTGAGCGTCTGACAAGGGAGAGATTTGAGATCATCATCATTCTGGAGGGAATCGTGGAGGCATCAG GTATGACATGCCAAGCCAGAACTTcctatactgaggaggagattcTGTGGGGCCACAGATTTGAATCCTGCATGTCTCTGGAAAAAGGGTCTTACCGGGTGGACAATGGTGCATTTGATAAAACCTTCCCAGTACATACCCTCACCCTTAGTGCTAAAGAGAAGAGTGATGAAAAAGAAGACGAGGTCCTCTTTTAG